One genomic region from Chloroflexota bacterium encodes:
- a CDS encoding alpha/beta fold hydrolase has protein sequence MRLGFLMILIIVATLAMGCATAQPAPATDRSDLATPQAVPLVGDDAQDSGEVSPKPAVEEDKPAIETLRIEGADGLQQIATFYPGQGDGPRPALLLLHQLGSNRAVWQSFAGDLSGAGYAVMALDMRGHGETGGGRDWQLAQDDLISALSALRDREDVDGDHTAIVGASIGANMALVTGAVEPGVDTVVLLSPGLNFQRVTTDDVMPDFGERPVLIVASKEDSGSASASETLLDLASDDRSRLKMYEGAGHGTAMFGPQPELGNLIIGWLDQTMAGDTPE, from the coding sequence ATGAGACTGGGTTTTCTCATGATATTGATCATCGTGGCTACTCTGGCAATGGGCTGTGCCACGGCGCAGCCGGCGCCAGCGACGGATAGGTCCGATTTAGCGACACCCCAGGCAGTGCCCCTTGTTGGTGATGACGCACAGGACTCTGGAGAGGTGTCGCCGAAACCTGCGGTCGAAGAGGATAAACCGGCCATCGAAACGCTGCGCATCGAGGGGGCTGATGGGCTGCAACAGATCGCGACCTTTTATCCCGGCCAGGGGGATGGACCCCGACCGGCGCTGTTGTTGCTACACCAGTTGGGAAGCAATCGCGCTGTCTGGCAGTCCTTTGCAGGCGATCTCAGTGGCGCTGGGTACGCGGTCATGGCACTGGACATGCGCGGGCATGGCGAGACGGGCGGAGGCCGCGATTGGCAGCTGGCGCAAGATGATTTGATCAGTGCGCTGTCGGCCCTGAGGGACCGCGAAGATGTGGATGGCGATCACACGGCAATCGTTGGCGCCAGTATCGGGGCCAATATGGCGCTGGTCACCGGGGCTGTCGAACCGGGGGTCGATACCGTCGTCCTGCTCTCGCCCGGTCTCAATTTCCAGCGTGTTACCACCGACGATGTCATGCCTGACTTCGGTGAGCGCCCCGTGCTGATCGTTGCCAGCAAGGAGGATAGTGGTTCAGCAAGTGCCTCCGAGACCCTGCTTGATCTGGCATCGGATGACAGGTCCCGCCTGAAGATGTATGAAGGCGCGGGCCATGGCACGGCGATGTTTGGACCGCAACCTGAGCTGGGCAATCTGATCATCGGATGGCTGGATCAGACTATGGCGGGCGACACGCCTGAGTAG